The DNA segment TCGGCGCCCCGGCATCAGACCTGGTTCCGGAAGGCACATTCGTTCTTCCCCCGGAACTGGATATCACCCTGGAAGAAGCCTTGCGGCAGGGAACAGAGAACAGGCTGGAACTACAGATGGCGGAGATCGCCACCCAAGTGGCCGAACTGCAGTGGAAGACCGAAAAAGGGAATTTTCTGCCCAATCTCGGCCTGCAGGCCAGTGCTTCGCTGTATACGGCGGCTGATGAATTCGCGATCGTAAAGGATGATTTTGGCTCCAACTACAGTGTGGGCCTGGGCATTTCAGTTCCACTGTTCACGGGATTTTCCAACGCGGCCAAACGCAGCGCGGCGCGCCATGACTATCAGTACGCCAAGCTGCAGCAGCAGGACTATGAGGACCTGATCCGCCTCGAGATCACGCAAAACTATCAAAAACTAAGGCACGCTGAGGAAAATCTCCGCGTCCAGGCCCAAAATATCCAAATGGCCGAGCGCGGCCTGCAACTTGCCCAGATACGCTATGAAAACCAGATGGGGATCCAATTGGAGGTCTTTGACGCCCTGACGACCCTGTCCGCGATCAAGCTGCAATATTTCCAGGCGATCTATGAAGTGATATCCGCCACGCGGGAGCTTCAGAGAGCCCTTGGTATCAGATTATAATGGAGACAATGATGAAAAAGCTCATGCTAATTGGATTGATAACCGCGGCACTGCTCATCGGTGCCTGCGGCAAAAAGAACGAAACGGGAAAGAACATCGAGCAGATTCAGAGGGAGCAGGGAATTCCCGTGCGGGTGAGGATCCTGGAATTGGAGAGGTTCACCCGGGAACTGGATTACAACGCAGCTTTGGGAGGACGCGAGGAATCAACGGCGTCGGCCATGGTTTCGGATTTCGTGACCTCCGTCAAGGTCAGGGTGGGAGACCGCGTTTCTGCCGGACAACTGGTCCTGACCTTTCCCAGAAACACTCCCGCGGCCCAGTATGAACAGGCCAGCGCTGCGTTTGAGGCCACCCGCAAAGCTTACGAGCGGATGAGCAACCTCTTTGCCCAGGGGGCGATCTCGCGGCAGGATCTGGACAACGTGGAAACCCAGTACAAGGTGGCCCAGGCCAATCTGGAGGCCAGTTCCCAGATGATCAATGTGACCTCCCCCATCAGTGGAGTGGTCACCAACATCATGGTCAATACGGGAGATAAAACCTATCCCGGCCAGCCCCTGTTCACAGTATCCAGCACAAACGGTTTCAAAGCCAGGCTCATGATACCCGCGCAGGACATCCAACTATTGAAACCTGGCACCCCCGCCACCGCCATTTGGGGTGATCAGACTCTCAAAGGAAGCGTCAGCCGGATCGCCCTCGCTTTGGATCCATATGCCAAGGCCGTCCCGGTCGAAGTCACCTTCCCTGGCGCGAATCCGCGCATCAGCTTTGGCAGCACCGCCCAGATCAAATTGCTGACACTGGCCAGGGAAAACGTGATCCTGGTCAACCGTGAGCACATGATCAGCGAAAACGACACCAAATATGTCTGGGTAAACGAAAACAACCACGCTGTCAAACGCGGGATCGAGACCGGCCTGGACAATCAATTGCAATATGAGGTCGTCTCCGGTTTGGAGCCAGGCGAAGCCCTGATCGTGGAAGGTTTGAGCCTGCTTGATGACAGCGCGCTGATCCGCGTGATCGATTGAGGACGGAATCATGTTTCTATCAGATCTATCGATAAGACGCCCCATTCTGGTGGCCATGGCGATCCTGGTTTTCGTGGTGTTCGGCATCCTGGCCTATTTTTCCCTGCCCCTGAATCTGATGCCGGATATCTCCCTCCCCTACATCGTGATCCAAACCATCTATCCCGGGGCCGGGCCCAGCGAGGTGGAAACCCAGGTCACCAAAAGGATCGAGGATTCTATAGCGACGGTCAGTCTGGTGGATTTCACGCAGTCCTATTCCATGGACAACGCCAGCATCATCCTGGTGGCGTTCAAGATGCAAAAGGACATCGACATCGCGAACCAGGAGATCAAGGACAAGGTGGACGGCATCATCCGCGAGCTGCCGGCGAATACGGAAAAGCCGATCGTGATGAAGCTGGATATCAATGCCCGTCCTTTCATGGATGTTATCCTTTCGGGAAACATGGATGGACGAGCCCTGTATGAACTGGCGGATACCAAACTCAGGGACCGCTTCGGACAGATCGAGGGTGTGGGACAGGTCAGCATCACCGGCGGAAACAAGCGCCAGATCGAGGTCCGCCTCAAAGACAGCGTGGTTTTTGAGAACAGGATATCCCTCGCCCAGTTGATGCAGATCCTGGCCGCCCAAAACCTGGACATGCCCGCGGGCAACTTCCAGAAGGGCTCGCAGGAGTATTCCGTACATCTCAGAGGCCAGTTCGAAAACGTGGAGAAGATTGCCGACGCGAAGATCCCCACAGCCTTCGGAGCAAAGAGGCTGGGCGACATCGCCGCGGTCATCGATGGCCAGGAAGAGGTCCGCAGCCGCTCGATCTATTACGAAGTGGCATCCGGCCAGATCGAAGAGAACATTGTGCTGATCTCGCTCACCAACGCGCCCGACGGGAATGTGGTCTCCATCTCTGAAGAAGTGATGAACGAGCTTCCCGTAATGCGCGAAGAACTTCCCGCGGGCGTGAACCTCGATGTGGTGAAGGACAATTCGGATTTCATCAATGGCACCGTCACCGACACTTTCAGCAACATTCTGCTGGGAATACTGCTGACAGGCATTCTCCTGCTGATCTTCCTGCACGATTTCCGCTCCACGATCATCGTCGCCCTCTCCATGCCGGTTTCCATCATTTCCACCTTCATGTTCATGCAGATCTTCGGTTTCAGCTTCAACATGATGACCCTGATCGGCATTACGACATCGGTGGGAATATTGGTGACAAACTCTATCGTTGTAATCGAAAATATCTTCCGCCACAAGGACATGGGCAACGACGGCCGCACCGCTGCCTCACTCGGGACTTCCGAGATCGCGATCTCAATAGTTGCGAGCACCCTGACCAATATCGTGGTTTTCCTACCCATTGCCACCATGGGATCTCTGGTGGGAGTCTTTTTCCGCGAATACGCGCTGACGGTTGCCATAGCCACGGTGTTTTCCCTCATCATGGCCTTCACCTTGACCCCGATGCTCGCTTCCCGCATCCTTCCAGAGAAGCGCAGGAAAAACCGCTTTGGAGTTTCCTTTGACCGTGGCTTTGCCAAATTCGCCGGACTTTACCAGCGTTTCCTGACCACAGTCCTTGCTTCCAAGAAACACAGCCGGAACATCATATTCGGGGTGATCGGAGTCTTGATCCTCAGTTTCGCCCTTCTGCCCGTTATCGGCTTGGAATTCATGCCCAACCTGGACATGGGTGAAATGTCCTTGAGTATCGAACTTCCCCAAGGCTACAACCTGGAGCAGACTGCCCAAGTCTATGATGAGATCCACACCCGCCTCGGCAAACACAAGGAGATCCAGCACATGATCACGACCCTGGGATCCTCCGGCTTTGTGGATTCCGGCACGAACATCGGCTCCTCAAGCATCAAGCTCGTGGATAAGAGCCAACGCAAAGTCAACGCGCGACAGCTGGCGGGACAGTTCAGCCAAGAACTGGCGGACATCCCCAACGCGAAGATCAAGGTCAGCGCGGAAAGCGCCGAGATAGGCGGAGCTACGGGCGGGATCGAATTTTACCTGCAGGGGCAGGACAACCAACGCCTGGAGCAAATCAAGAACGAGATACTGCAGCTGATCGATGATACTCCGGGCATCATGAACCTGGATACGAGCACCCGCGCGGGCAGGCCGGAACTGACTATCATCCCCAAACGCGACGAGATGGCCGCCGTGGGAGCCACTGTTTACGACCTGGCCCTTGCTCTGCGCGCTTCCGTGGAAGGCATGGTTTCCACCCAATACACGGAAGGCGACAACAAATATGACATCAAGATCTCCCTGGAAGACGACGCGGTCGATTCCCCGGATAAACTGCGCAACCTGAGCGTCGTCATCTTCGGCCAGCCCTATCTTCTTTCCCAACTCGCGGAAATCGATTTTGGTGAAGGCGCGAACCGGATCACCCACCGCGACCGCAGCAAAACAATCATCTTCACGGCCGATGTGGCTGAAGGATCGAGCCTGGGAGACGTGGTCGCCTCGATCAACGAAAGGATCGGGGATCTCGAGCTTCCATCCGGATACAAGATCGTCTGGGGCGGCATGGCTGATATGCTCTCCGAAACCATCAAGGCAATGCTGCAGGCCTTTATTCTGGCCATGCTTCTCACCTACATGCTGCTTTCGGCGATCCTGGAGAGCTTAGTCCAGCCGATCTTCATCATGGGAACCATACCCATGGCCTTGATCGGCGTGATTCTCGCGCTCCTGATCAGCGGGCAGAGCCTGAATATCGTTTCCATGATGAGCATCATCGTGCTGGTGGGCATCGTGGTCAACAATGCCATCCTCCTTCTCGATTACGCGAACCAGCGCCGCAAAAGGGGGATCAGCCCCCATGACGCGCTTCTGGAAGCCGGCGAGGCCAAACTCAAGCCCATCATCATAAGCACCCTGTCCATCGTGATCGGTATGCTGCCCATGGCCCTGGGCCTGGGATCCTCCGGCAAAGAGATGCGCATGCCCATGGGGATCGTAATCATCGGCGGCCTGATCGTCTCCACTTTCCTCACCCTGGTGATCATCCCCGCGTTTTATTACTTGACATCAAAGCAAGTCCCTGCCAAAGGGGATTCAAATTAAATTCAGTGGAGGAACTGATGAAAAAAGTCAAGAAAGTCGTGCTCATGTTCGTACTTGCCTCATTCCTGCTGGCAAGCCTTTTCAGTTGCTATGGCAACTTCTCCCTCACCCGCAAACTCTATGAATGGAACGGCTCCCTGGGAGACAAGTACATCAACAACCTCATCTTCTGGATCTTGCTCTGGATCCCGGTTTATTCGGTGGCCACCTCGATTGACTTTTTAGTCCTCAACACGATCGAATTCTGGACCGGATCAAATCCAATGGCGATGAGTCCGGGCGAGGAAGTCATCAAATACGCCCAGACCGAGGACGCCGAGTACAAGATCACCATCACGAAAAACAATATCATCATCGATGAGATCGCCGGCGCCAATTCCGGGCAACAGGTCCACCTCCTGTTCAATCCGGACAACAGCTCCTGGTATATGGTCAACGACGGGCAGGACGTCAAGATCGCCACTGTCAACGGCAACACCATGGACCTGATCTATCCCTCGGGAAACACCCTGAGCGTCCAGATCACCCAATAAGCCCCATCAGTTCTGCATTTGGCGCGGGAGATTTGCCTTCCGCGCTTTTTGTCTTAGCTTATAAACTGAAGATAATCTCGTTAATAAGGATAACAACATGATACTAAAACAAAACGTCGAAGCAATACTGGAAAAGATTCGCCCGGCGATCAAAGCCGACGGTGGCGACGTTGAACTGGTCAACATCCGCGAGGACAACGTGATCGAGGTCCGCCTCAAGGGCGCCTGCAACGGCTGCCCCATGGCCACCCTCACCCTTAAGGCCGGCATCGAGCGCATCATCAAGGAAGAGATCCCCGAGGTCGTGGAAGTCATCTCAGTCAGGTAAATCCTCACCCCTACGGCGCCAGGTTGCTCATCCCCATATGGCGTCAGGTGCCTCTTCCCCATACAGACAATGCTTCATCCCCTCCCCGGCTCACAAAGGCCGGGGTTTTTTGTTTCGTCATGAGCCGCCCGTT comes from the Candidatus Syntrophosphaera sp. genome and includes:
- a CDS encoding efflux RND transporter permease subunit — its product is MFLSDLSIRRPILVAMAILVFVVFGILAYFSLPLNLMPDISLPYIVIQTIYPGAGPSEVETQVTKRIEDSIATVSLVDFTQSYSMDNASIILVAFKMQKDIDIANQEIKDKVDGIIRELPANTEKPIVMKLDINARPFMDVILSGNMDGRALYELADTKLRDRFGQIEGVGQVSITGGNKRQIEVRLKDSVVFENRISLAQLMQILAAQNLDMPAGNFQKGSQEYSVHLRGQFENVEKIADAKIPTAFGAKRLGDIAAVIDGQEEVRSRSIYYEVASGQIEENIVLISLTNAPDGNVVSISEEVMNELPVMREELPAGVNLDVVKDNSDFINGTVTDTFSNILLGILLTGILLLIFLHDFRSTIIVALSMPVSIISTFMFMQIFGFSFNMMTLIGITTSVGILVTNSIVVIENIFRHKDMGNDGRTAASLGTSEIAISIVASTLTNIVVFLPIATMGSLVGVFFREYALTVAIATVFSLIMAFTLTPMLASRILPEKRRKNRFGVSFDRGFAKFAGLYQRFLTTVLASKKHSRNIIFGVIGVLILSFALLPVIGLEFMPNLDMGEMSLSIELPQGYNLEQTAQVYDEIHTRLGKHKEIQHMITTLGSSGFVDSGTNIGSSSIKLVDKSQRKVNARQLAGQFSQELADIPNAKIKVSAESAEIGGATGGIEFYLQGQDNQRLEQIKNEILQLIDDTPGIMNLDTSTRAGRPELTIIPKRDEMAAVGATVYDLALALRASVEGMVSTQYTEGDNKYDIKISLEDDAVDSPDKLRNLSVVIFGQPYLLSQLAEIDFGEGANRITHRDRSKTIIFTADVAEGSSLGDVVASINERIGDLELPSGYKIVWGGMADMLSETIKAMLQAFILAMLLTYMLLSAILESLVQPIFIMGTIPMALIGVILALLISGQSLNIVSMMSIIVLVGIVVNNAILLLDYANQRRKRGISPHDALLEAGEAKLKPIIISTLSIVIGMLPMALGLGSSGKEMRMPMGIVIIGGLIVSTFLTLVIIPAFYYLTSKQVPAKGDSN
- a CDS encoding efflux RND transporter periplasmic adaptor subunit; translated protein: MKKLMLIGLITAALLIGACGKKNETGKNIEQIQREQGIPVRVRILELERFTRELDYNAALGGREESTASAMVSDFVTSVKVRVGDRVSAGQLVLTFPRNTPAAQYEQASAAFEATRKAYERMSNLFAQGAISRQDLDNVETQYKVAQANLEASSQMINVTSPISGVVTNIMVNTGDKTYPGQPLFTVSSTNGFKARLMIPAQDIQLLKPGTPATAIWGDQTLKGSVSRIALALDPYAKAVPVEVTFPGANPRISFGSTAQIKLLTLARENVILVNREHMISENDTKYVWVNENNHAVKRGIETGLDNQLQYEVVSGLEPGEALIVEGLSLLDDSALIRVID
- a CDS encoding NifU family protein, with product MILKQNVEAILEKIRPAIKADGGDVELVNIREDNVIEVRLKGACNGCPMATLTLKAGIERIIKEEIPEVVEVISVR
- a CDS encoding DUF3332 domain-containing protein, with the protein product MKKVKKVVLMFVLASFLLASLFSCYGNFSLTRKLYEWNGSLGDKYINNLIFWILLWIPVYSVATSIDFLVLNTIEFWTGSNPMAMSPGEEVIKYAQTEDAEYKITITKNNIIIDEIAGANSGQQVHLLFNPDNSSWYMVNDGQDVKIATVNGNTMDLIYPSGNTLSVQITQ